A DNA window from Limanda limanda chromosome 6, fLimLim1.1, whole genome shotgun sequence contains the following coding sequences:
- the zgc:162730 gene encoding mRNA decay activator protein ZFP36L1, translating into MSEMLDDIFRKNFLNSMDEAILATQPQLKVPGQSRLKRSPSLFDPPSLPESSSHSLSNEHVNGDDSGSPFWQSNIWSQAPISKPKQPPFRPDRSMSLTESSSTLLSSFAQLKNLEAFPLGPATTVAPPPGFPPSSSFLAQIQPTLSSNRYKTELCRGFQETGSCKYGSKCQFAHGEDEVRGLNRHPKYKTEPCRTFYNFGYCPYGSRCHFIHEEKINGAPFPSKYANQRQPNPSCLSGQNPRHQLRQSVSFAGFLESSRSSSPPSFPSSFNDLNLGFSRAASVSPPPADLLSPVFADSPAMGAAFQFGNHQTRASAGDIHSIPIIQEPKASRCVCGHGNNFNNSSNNSRGFGNMEADGHQQDSNTLFPGSGGHGAFTKPAALQRFSSEDSLEDSYSSSSGGSSGGSSGTESPTFDGSATKRLTVFERLSLSD; encoded by the exons ATGTCCGAAATGCTCGACGACATCTTCAGGAAG AACTTCCTGAACTCCATGGACGAAGCCATTCTTGCCACACAGCCTCAACTCAAAGTCCCAGGGCAGAGTCGCCTGAAGCGGTCGCCCTCCCTCTTcgaccccccctcccttcccgAGTCCTCCAGCCACAGCTTGAGCAACGAGCACGTCAACGGTGATGACAGCGGCAGCCCCTTCTGGCAGTCAAACATCTGGAGCCAGGCCCCCATCTCCAAACCCAAGCAGCCGCCCTTCAGGCCCGACCGCTCCATGAGCCTGACGGAGTCCAGCAGCACCCTGCTCTCCTCGTTCGCACAGCTGAAGAACCTGGAGGCTTTCCCCTTGGGTCCTGCGACGACTGTGGCCCCCCCGCCGGGCTTCCCTCCATCGTCCTCCTTTTTGGCCCAGATCCAACCAACGCTGTCCTCTAACCGTTACAAGACTGAATTGTGCCGCGGCTTCCAGGAGACCGGCAGCTGCAAGTATGGCAGCAAGTGCCAGTTTGCCCACGGTGAGGATGAGGTGAGAGGACTTAACCGCCACCCCAAGTACAAGACGGAGCCGTGCAGAACCTTCTACAACTTTGGCTATTGCCCCTACGGCTCACGTTGCCACTTCATCCACGAGGAGAAAATCAATGGAGCTCCGTTTCCCTCCAAATACGCAAACCAGCGTCAGCCAAATCCTTCATGTCTCAGTGGTCAGAATCCACGCCACCAGCTCCGACAGAGTGTCAGTTTTGCTGGCTTCCTGGAGTCTTCACGCagctcatctcctccatccttcccttcatccTTCAACGATCTGAACCTGGGCTTCAGCCGTGCTGCCTCTGTTTCTCCACCTCCCGCTGATCTCCTCTCTCCAGTGTTTGCCGACTCCCCTGCAATGGGTGCAGCATTCCAGTTTGGCAACCACCAGACCCGAGCCAGCGCCGGAGACATCCACAGCATTCCTATCATCCAGGAGCCAAAGGCCTCgcgctgtgtgtgtggccaTGGGAATAActttaacaacagcagcaacaacagcagaggGTTTGGCAACATGGAGGCTGACGGGCACCAGCAGGACAGCAACACGCTGTTTCCTGGCTCTGGAGGCCACGGGGCCTTCACCAAGCCTGctgcactccagcgtttctccTCTGAGGACTCCCTGGAGGACAGCTACAGCAGCTCCAGCGGAGGTTCCAGCGGAGGCTCCAGCGGAACCGAGTCCCCAACGTTTGACGGCTCAGCCACCAAGAGGCTCACTGTGTTCGAACGCCTGTCCCTGTCTGACTAA